One genomic segment of Catalinimonas alkaloidigena includes these proteins:
- a CDS encoding McrC family protein, with translation MRKSGNYIQIFEHQTLRIGDVQHDIIFTEQHWNQLLQLNERQYPPYFQIIHQGIKALHYVGVIALEGLTLEILPKTNSQSSTQTRLLLLDMLKVSGKIPSGSTNSSLADTKGNLFDFFLFSFVSEVEMLVSKGLINQYRKVKRNEPSFKGKILIQEQVRKNCVHKERVFTEHQVFDSHHMLNAFIRIALEKTLKITFNQQLISKVKRLLPYFPVVSPQVDFSKLNRLRLSREEAHYEEALDWAQFIHKHLKPKFSPGKLRCQCFLVNMQQLFEDYVVITLRKSAAEFGCKIEPQARSRFWKQRSIRPDMVLTTAEGETVILDTKWKMLKSHEPDDADLKQIYIYNRFFKARRGILLYPQQTKAISYAADYHHTGESPISCEVAFIDMYTENDFLPEDWAKKLFQRIINKTTVSSEA, from the coding sequence ATGAGAAAGAGCGGTAACTATATTCAGATATTTGAACATCAGACTTTACGCATCGGGGATGTACAGCATGACATAATATTTACCGAGCAGCACTGGAACCAATTACTTCAACTCAATGAACGTCAATACCCCCCCTATTTTCAGATCATCCACCAGGGCATCAAAGCGCTACACTATGTAGGAGTAATCGCATTAGAAGGCCTGACCTTGGAGATATTGCCCAAGACCAACTCGCAAAGTAGTACTCAGACCCGCCTGCTTTTATTGGATATGTTAAAGGTGAGTGGAAAAATACCTTCCGGAAGCACAAACAGCAGCCTAGCAGATACCAAAGGAAACCTGTTTGATTTTTTTCTCTTCAGCTTCGTCAGTGAAGTAGAAATGCTTGTTTCAAAAGGATTGATCAATCAATATCGTAAGGTAAAAAGAAATGAACCCTCGTTCAAAGGCAAGATTTTAATACAAGAACAGGTGCGAAAAAACTGTGTTCACAAAGAAAGGGTATTTACTGAACATCAGGTGTTTGACAGCCACCACATGCTCAATGCTTTCATTCGCATCGCCCTTGAAAAAACGTTAAAGATAACTTTCAATCAGCAATTGATTTCAAAAGTCAAAAGGCTACTCCCTTACTTTCCGGTAGTTTCACCTCAAGTTGATTTTTCAAAATTGAACCGACTAAGGCTGAGCAGGGAAGAAGCACATTACGAAGAAGCTTTAGATTGGGCACAATTTATTCATAAGCATCTTAAGCCAAAGTTCAGTCCTGGCAAACTGAGATGTCAATGTTTTCTGGTCAACATGCAACAACTCTTTGAAGATTATGTGGTGATCACACTACGTAAGTCAGCAGCCGAATTCGGCTGTAAGATTGAACCTCAAGCGCGCAGCAGGTTCTGGAAGCAAAGAAGTATAAGGCCTGATATGGTATTAACCACTGCTGAAGGTGAAACAGTCATTCTGGATACTAAATGGAAAATGCTTAAAAGCCATGAACCTGATGATGCTGACCTTAAGCAAATTTATATTTACAATCGCTTTTTTAAGGCCAGGCGTGGTATTTTACTTTATCCCCAACAAACCAAGGCAATAAGTTACGCTGCAGATTATCATCATACAGGAGAGTCTCCTATCAGCTGCGAAGTGGCATTCATAGACATGTATACAGAAAATGATTTTCTCCCGGAGGATTGGGCCAAAAAACTGTTTCAGCGCATCATCAATAAAACAACGGTGAGTAGTGAGGCATGA
- a CDS encoding DNA-3-methyladenine glycosylase I translates to METTLNIKMVIEQEPKRCDWCLKDQLYKDYHDHEWGIPIHDDTQWFEKISLDGAQAGLSWYTILVKRENYRKAYEQWDVKKIASYGDQDFHRLMNNPGIVRNKLKIKASITNAQAFLRVQEEFGTFDQYIWQFTAHKTIVNHPLKLSDVPVTSAVSDVLSKDLKKRGFKFVGSTICYAFMQAAGMVDDHLVSCWRKKDSV, encoded by the coding sequence TTGGAAACAACACTAAATATCAAAATGGTAATAGAGCAAGAACCCAAACGCTGTGACTGGTGCCTCAAAGACCAGCTTTATAAAGACTATCATGATCACGAATGGGGTATTCCTATTCATGATGATACCCAATGGTTTGAAAAGATTAGCCTGGATGGTGCCCAGGCAGGCTTAAGCTGGTATACTATACTGGTGAAGCGAGAAAATTACCGAAAGGCCTATGAGCAATGGGATGTAAAAAAAATTGCCTCCTATGGTGATCAAGATTTTCACCGACTGATGAATAATCCAGGCATTGTACGTAATAAACTCAAGATCAAAGCATCCATTACCAATGCCCAGGCCTTTTTAAGAGTTCAGGAAGAGTTTGGTACTTTTGATCAATACATATGGCAGTTTACGGCTCATAAAACAATCGTCAACCATCCGCTAAAACTCAGTGATGTTCCCGTAACAAGTGCTGTGTCGGATGTACTAAGTAAAGACCTGAAAAAGAGGGGATTTAAATTTGTAGGCTCAACCATATGTTATGCTTTTATGCAGGCTGCCGGCATGGTAGATGATCATTTGGTAAGCTGCTGGAGAAAAAAGGATAGCGTATAA
- a CDS encoding GNAT family N-acetyltransferase, producing the protein MLMISYELSKTDETLQQILVLQYKNLESSISKVELMNEGFVTVHHDQQLLADIGGKYGHMVGKADGVVIAYALVMLKEYSNHVPVLVPMFEKINTLHYRNKAINNTNYLVMGQVCVEKSFRGKGIFYDLYTHMKLHLSQDFDYLITEVATRNLRSVRAHVKVGFKSIHNFQADGEDWDILLWDWKQH; encoded by the coding sequence TTGTTGATGATTTCTTATGAACTGAGTAAAACAGATGAGACCCTGCAACAGATTCTTGTTTTGCAGTACAAAAATTTAGAATCTAGTATTAGCAAGGTAGAGCTCATGAATGAAGGCTTTGTTACTGTACATCATGACCAGCAACTGCTGGCTGATATCGGAGGTAAGTACGGGCATATGGTGGGTAAAGCAGATGGAGTAGTGATTGCTTATGCGCTGGTAATGCTTAAAGAATATAGCAACCATGTACCTGTGCTGGTGCCCATGTTTGAAAAGATCAATACGCTGCATTACAGAAATAAGGCCATAAATAATACTAACTACCTGGTAATGGGGCAGGTGTGTGTTGAAAAATCATTTCGTGGGAAAGGCATATTTTATGATCTCTATACACACATGAAATTACATTTATCCCAAGATTTTGATTATTTGATTACAGAAGTTGCTACCAGAAACCTGAGGTCTGTTCGCGCCCATGTCAAAGTGGGTTTTAAAAGTATCCACAATTTCCAGGCGGATGGAGAAGACTGGGATATACTGCTATGGGATTGGAAACAACACTAA
- a CDS encoding DUF4231 domain-containing protein, producing the protein MSVSPEEYIGTRLEDQIEWYNKKSSSNQRMYKRLQLITIISSSSIPFLSAYIAENNYIAIFVGIIGVTVAAITAVNSLYKFQENWIAYRSTCESLKLQKYLYLTGTEPYHEKETFNLLVQNVEMIISKENGSWSKQMDKQPDKSPITSAPLETSVV; encoded by the coding sequence ATGAGCGTCTCGCCTGAAGAATACATTGGGACACGGCTGGAAGACCAGATTGAATGGTATAATAAAAAGAGTTCTTCAAACCAGCGCATGTATAAACGTCTTCAGCTTATTACGATCATTTCATCATCCTCTATTCCCTTTCTTTCAGCCTACATCGCTGAGAATAATTACATCGCTATTTTTGTAGGTATCATTGGGGTTACAGTGGCGGCCATCACAGCTGTGAATAGCCTATATAAGTTTCAGGAAAACTGGATTGCTTACCGAAGTACCTGTGAGTCTCTTAAACTTCAGAAATATTTATATCTCACGGGCACCGAACCTTACCATGAAAAAGAAACTTTCAACCTTCTTGTTCAAAACGTTGAAATGATCATTTCCAAAGAAAATGGAAGTTGGTCTAAACAGATGGATAAACAGCCAGACAAATCACCTATTACATCTGCGCCATTAGAAACAAGTGTGGTTTAA